The genomic region TCAAAATCTTCCCGAAGATTATCGATCAGGTTCACCCCGGCACTTCTTGCAATTCTGTGCGTGGGGTTGATTATAAGCCCTTGGCCTTCTCCTCTCGAGAGGTAAGTCATTACGTAGTCCCAGGGCATCGGTCCTGAATTTCCCCCCGTTTCTTTCCTCCTGAGATTTCTGAAGTTTATAGAGGTTTCGTAGCGGTGATGGCCGTCCGCGATCAAAATGGACTTGTCTTCGAGCAGGTTTTTTACCCGCCGTATGATTCTTGGATCGGATATTTTCCAAAGAGTATTTCTTATTCCTTCTTCAAAAGTAACGTCCACAAGCGGTTTCCCTATGCTCTCGTCTATGTCTTCCTCGATTTTTCCTGAAGCATCGGGGTAGACGCAGAAAATCTGGCTCAGGTTCGAGTTGCACGCGATTGTGAGCGCCAGGCGGTCTTCTTTGTGTTTTCTGAAAGTCTGTTCATGCGGCAGGACAATTCTTTTGTCGAAATCTTCAACCTTTACGTTCGCTATGAACCCTTTTCTTGTGAAGCGTTCTCCCTCAAACTCAAAATCCTGATAATAAGGATAAATTGACGGCTCATCGTCCCTTATGAGCACCCTGTCCCGAAGCCACTTCGAATAAATCTCCTTTGCGTTTTCGTAGCGCTCCTTGCCTTCTCCTTCGGGCAGTTCAATCCTCACGGCGTTGAAAGGACTTTTGGCGTAGAGTTCCTCGCGTTGCCGCGGACTTATGACATCGTAGGGGGGGGCGATGACTTTTGAGAAATCCCCGACCGCCTCTTCGTTATATCTTATGCCTCTGAAAGGTTCTATCTCAGCCATGGAGAATCTTCTCTATCTCGGTTGCGGAAAGATCGCCTTCTCTGATAATCTGGGGCGGCGTGGTCGTTAGATTCACTATCGCGG from Candidatus Dadabacteria bacterium harbors:
- a CDS encoding DUF1015 domain-containing protein; the protein is MAEIEPFRGIRYNEEAVGDFSKVIAPPYDVISPRQREELYAKSPFNAVRIELPEGEGKERYENAKEIYSKWLRDRVLIRDDEPSIYPYYQDFEFEGERFTRKGFIANVKVEDFDKRIVLPHEQTFRKHKEDRLALTIACNSNLSQIFCVYPDASGKIEEDIDESIGKPLVDVTFEEGIRNTLWKISDPRIIRRVKNLLEDKSILIADGHHRYETSINFRNLRRKETGGNSGPMPWDYVMTYLSRGEGQGLIINPTHRIARSAGVNLIDNLREDFEVERVALEHSLDLGADQISVVTKDPERTFRLTPRATREKEYENLAVIILHSQVFGKLIEEDKAGVRYSKFPEEVFENVHNGEFEAGFLLPKLKSEDIFEVVLDGTKMPHKTTYFYPKILSGLVFSPLWR